The following proteins are co-located in the Hydrogenophaga sp. RAC07 genome:
- a CDS encoding RcnB family protein codes for MKPRNLVVYAIAAATLSISSLSFAQGNPHGGRFEAPTMHRVDDRRDDRRDFREDRRDDRRDFRQERREDRRDFKHDRRADRHDHRHGAQVRYYHARGPQFQRGRYIPAEYRNRQYVVVNPHQHRLYAPPRGQQWVQVGSDYVLVAVATGLIVNLLLNN; via the coding sequence ATGAAACCCCGAAACCTCGTTGTCTACGCCATCGCCGCCGCCACGCTGAGCATCAGCTCCCTGTCCTTCGCACAGGGCAACCCCCACGGCGGACGCTTTGAAGCTCCCACGATGCACCGGGTGGACGATCGGCGCGACGACCGCCGGGATTTCCGCGAAGACCGCCGCGACGACCGGCGCGATTTCCGCCAGGAGCGTCGCGAAGACCGCCGCGATTTCAAGCACGATCGCCGCGCCGACCGCCACGACCACCGCCATGGCGCCCAGGTGCGCTACTACCATGCCCGCGGTCCGCAATTTCAGCGCGGACGCTACATCCCCGCCGAGTACCGCAACCGCCAGTACGTTGTGGTGAACCCGCACCAGCACCGCCTGTACGCGCCACCGCGTGGTCAACAGTGGGTGCAGGTCGGCAGTGACTACGTGCTGGTCGCCGTTGCCACCGGCCTCATCGTCAACCTGTTGCTGAACAACTGA
- a CDS encoding Stealth CR1 domain-containing protein — MPAASAFPDAPEARIDIVYLWVDGNDPRWRARRHEAARHHGAIDPGAMALYGNVEGRFRDNDELRYSLRALERHFPGHGHVFVVTDGQTPSWLRPSPHLTLVDHRELIPASQLPTFDSAHIESYVHRIPGLSERFFYFNDDVFFGAPVRVDDWFWSGGVFATWSDDPVVEGTALRPDENALENASRLSAQWLSRRPDYLHTPRTFAHSPRPLLKSLLQAAELDASELFERVRSTTFRTWASPTLVSDFVLRRALALGQLRMRESAHLHVTTGCDDQAQQLDALIDAAGTLDFFCINDTTDDAHGHDPRLAKVRAVLQRLFPLASRFEQEPAHVATHAPHRHPGRVRGPHQLA; from the coding sequence ATGCCAGCAGCCTCCGCTTTTCCCGATGCCCCCGAAGCCCGCATCGACATCGTCTACCTCTGGGTCGACGGCAACGATCCTCGGTGGCGCGCCCGTCGCCACGAGGCTGCGCGACACCACGGCGCCATCGACCCGGGCGCCATGGCGCTGTATGGCAACGTGGAAGGGCGTTTTCGCGACAACGACGAACTGCGCTACAGCCTGCGCGCGCTGGAGCGCCATTTCCCCGGGCACGGCCACGTGTTCGTCGTCACCGACGGGCAGACGCCTTCGTGGTTGCGGCCTTCCCCGCACCTCACGCTGGTGGACCACCGCGAGCTGATTCCCGCCAGCCAGTTGCCCACGTTCGATTCGGCCCACATCGAGTCGTACGTGCACCGCATCCCGGGTTTGTCGGAGCGCTTCTTTTATTTCAACGACGACGTGTTCTTCGGCGCACCGGTGCGGGTCGATGACTGGTTCTGGTCCGGCGGTGTGTTTGCCACCTGGTCCGACGACCCCGTGGTTGAAGGCACCGCGCTGCGCCCGGATGAGAACGCGCTGGAGAACGCCAGTCGCCTGTCTGCCCAGTGGCTGAGCCGGCGGCCGGACTACTTGCACACGCCGCGCACCTTTGCCCATTCGCCACGGCCCTTGCTCAAGTCGCTGCTGCAAGCCGCCGAGCTTGATGCGTCCGAACTGTTCGAACGCGTGCGCTCCACCACCTTCCGCACCTGGGCCAGCCCCACGCTGGTGTCGGACTTCGTGCTGCGTCGGGCGCTCGCGCTCGGCCAGCTTCGCATGCGCGAAAGCGCACACCTGCATGTGACGACCGGCTGCGACGACCAGGCGCAACAGCTCGACGCCTTGATCGATGCCGCCGGCACGCTGGATTTTTTCTGCATCAACGACACCACCGACGACGCCCACGGCCACGACCCCCGGCTGGCCAAGGTGCGTGCGGTGTTGCAGCGGCTGTTTCCACTGGCCTCGCGCTTTGAACAGGAACCCGCGCATGTGGCCACACACGCACCGCACCGCCACCCCGGGCGCGTGCGCGGCCCCCATCAGCTAGCATGA
- a CDS encoding tellurite resistance TerB family protein yields the protein MLKNLKDLFDNLAASLTAPAGALLPEEHTHTLQLSTAVLLVEVMRAEPALKDSERDAVISALRRKFALSDDELDRLMELAHETARTAYDYQRFTGLMNERFSQEEKISVVEAMWEVAFADQHLDANEHHVISKVAGLLHVTHGEYIAAKLHAQAAAQG from the coding sequence ATGCTCAAAAACCTCAAAGACCTGTTCGACAACCTGGCTGCCAGCCTCACCGCGCCAGCGGGCGCGCTGCTGCCGGAAGAGCACACGCACACGCTTCAACTCTCCACAGCTGTTTTGCTGGTGGAGGTGATGCGCGCCGAACCCGCCCTGAAGGACAGCGAGCGCGACGCGGTCATCTCCGCGCTGCGGCGCAAGTTCGCCCTGAGCGACGACGAGCTCGACCGGTTGATGGAGCTGGCCCACGAGACCGCCCGCACCGCCTACGACTACCAGCGCTTCACCGGCCTGATGAACGAGCGCTTCAGCCAGGAAGAAAAAATCAGCGTGGTCGAGGCCATGTGGGAAGTCGCCTTTGCCGACCAGCACCTGGACGCCAACGAGCACCACGTGATCAGCAAGGTGGCCGGACTGCTGCACGTGACCCACGGGGAATACATCGCCGCCAAGCTGCACGCCCAGGCCGCGGCGCAGGGCTGA
- a CDS encoding DUF938 domain-containing protein has product MTALPSSPAADRNKQPILETLQRVLPERGMALEIASGTGQHATWFAAGLPGWQWQPTDLQASAMATIAAWTEQSGVRNVLPPMRLDVTSAQWPDEGDLFGEAFGETFDAVYCANMLHIAPWTACIGLMQGAARVLTPDGLLVTYGPYLEDGVPTSPGNLAFDESLRDTHPEWGIRQLSAVAAEAKRAGLHLRERHAMPANNLLLVWGREPPAPV; this is encoded by the coding sequence ATGACCGCACTGCCCTCCAGCCCCGCCGCCGACCGCAACAAGCAGCCGATCCTCGAAACCTTGCAGCGGGTGCTGCCCGAGCGCGGCATGGCGCTGGAAATCGCCTCCGGCACCGGCCAGCACGCCACCTGGTTCGCCGCCGGCCTGCCGGGCTGGCAGTGGCAGCCCACCGACCTGCAGGCCAGCGCCATGGCCACCATCGCCGCCTGGACCGAACAATCGGGAGTGCGCAACGTGCTGCCTCCCATGCGGCTGGACGTGACCTCGGCGCAGTGGCCCGACGAAGGTGATCTGTTCGGCGAGGCCTTCGGCGAGACCTTCGATGCGGTCTACTGCGCCAACATGCTGCACATCGCGCCCTGGACCGCGTGCATCGGCCTCATGCAGGGAGCGGCCCGGGTGCTCACGCCCGATGGCCTGCTGGTGACCTACGGCCCTTACCTGGAAGACGGTGTGCCCACCTCGCCCGGCAACCTCGCGTTTGACGAGAGCCTGCGCGACACCCACCCCGAGTGGGGCATCCGCCAGTTGTCCGCTGTGGCAGCAGAGGCGAAACGGGCAGGTCTGCACCTGCGCGAACGCCACGCCATGCCGGCCAACAACCTGCTGCTGGTGTGGGGCCGGGAACCACCAGCCCCGGTCTGA